The proteins below are encoded in one region of Bacteroidota bacterium:
- a CDS encoding response regulator transcription factor, protein MARILVIEDEPKVAQFIKRGLTAEGFQTDTAETPSAALRLAQTQPYDVITVDILLPQTSGFDVIRSLREIQPNAGVLILSALDQLDDKLKGFRVGADDYLPKPFAFEELVARIGALLRRREPVPAVQTTLQYADLEINPITRSVRRGSRAIELTNTEFRLLEYLMRHAGSPCTRTQLAADVWNEHFDRETNIVDVYMMYLRKKVDGPSEHPLIQTVRGVGYVLRLSER, encoded by the coding sequence ATGGCACGTATATTGGTCATCGAGGACGAACCCAAAGTCGCGCAGTTCATCAAACGCGGACTCACCGCAGAAGGCTTTCAGACCGATACGGCAGAAACTCCTTCGGCAGCGCTCCGACTGGCACAAACACAACCGTACGATGTGATCACCGTCGATATACTCTTGCCGCAGACGAGCGGCTTCGACGTGATCCGGTCGTTGCGAGAGATTCAACCGAATGCAGGAGTATTGATCCTTTCGGCGCTCGATCAATTAGATGACAAATTGAAGGGATTCCGTGTAGGCGCCGACGATTACCTCCCCAAACCATTCGCCTTCGAAGAACTTGTAGCACGCATCGGCGCGCTGCTCCGGCGCCGCGAACCCGTACCGGCAGTACAAACAACATTGCAATATGCCGACCTCGAGATCAACCCTATCACACGCAGTGTGCGCCGGGGTTCTCGTGCGATCGAACTGACCAACACCGAGTTTCGGCTGCTCGAATATCTCATGCGTCATGCAGGCTCACCGTGTACCCGGACACAGCTTGCCGCCGATGTTTGGAATGAACACTTTGATCGCGAGACGAATATCGTCGACGTCTATATGATGTATCTGCGCAAGAAAGTCGATGGGCCGTCCGAACATCCATTGATTCAGACGGTTCGCGGCGTCGGGTACGTCCTCCGATTGAGCGAGCGATGA
- a CDS encoding TatD family hydrolase, giving the protein MEFCDTHCHLDLLKGIELDAASMISPNVQYIAVTNAPYLYEPNRALFSKFTNVSVALGMHPQLVDQFGGQLDKFASLLSQTGWVGEIGLDGSPQSVGSLPRQREVFDQILAMIAKGRSKILSVHTRGAEREAIQTLHNHLADTDSRVVLHWYSGPASVAASAIEHGYFFSVNHRMLNSARGKRILEVVPIDRILTETDAPFTFDQSVFSQRTSLATTVSQLATLYGIELETMVTKIRSNLDHLMIHSTGESSTLRSPVQPSQ; this is encoded by the coding sequence ATGGAATTTTGTGACACACATTGTCACCTGGATCTCCTGAAGGGCATTGAACTCGATGCTGCATCCATGATTTCCCCGAATGTTCAATATATTGCTGTTACAAATGCACCATATCTCTATGAGCCTAACAGAGCACTTTTCTCGAAATTCACAAACGTTTCTGTAGCGTTGGGTATGCATCCACAACTTGTTGACCAGTTCGGGGGACAGCTTGACAAATTTGCATCTCTTCTTTCTCAGACCGGATGGGTTGGAGAAATTGGTCTTGACGGATCACCCCAGAGTGTTGGTTCTCTTCCCCGTCAACGTGAAGTTTTCGATCAAATCCTCGCCATGATTGCGAAGGGACGCTCCAAGATTCTCTCTGTCCACACCCGCGGGGCCGAAAGGGAGGCGATTCAAACATTGCACAACCACCTTGCTGACACGGATTCTCGTGTTGTACTACATTGGTATTCAGGGCCTGCCTCTGTGGCTGCTTCCGCTATCGAGCACGGCTACTTCTTTTCCGTAAATCATCGGATGCTGAATTCCGCGAGAGGTAAGCGAATTCTTGAAGTTGTTCCAATTGATCGTATTCTTACAGAAACCGATGCCCCTTTCACATTCGATCAGTCGGTTTTCTCTCAGCGAACGTCACTCGCAACTACCGTCAGCCAACTCGCGACGTTATACGGCATAGAGCTCGAAACAATGGTTACAAAGATTCGGAGTAATCTGGACCATTTAATGATCCACTCCACTGGTGAATCATCGACGTTACGGTCCCCGGTGCAACCGAGTCAGTGA
- a CDS encoding ATP-dependent helicase, with protein sequence MTEITWTDEQKEILACDERIVIVKAGPGSGKTKVFAELLAREIKNWQSPTQGVAALSFTNVAERTIRERLGFAVPYPHFVGTIDSFLLRFIIKPFWKEAGFPFSTPRLISADVANLLDKPDLALDDDKSKRAFIFQTNATGGTEHQPRYTTKLSYRWHQLHALSDRDNAAALRSKQSIWRKSGLITYDDSHYLASYILNFARHRAAVASIVTRRFPVLLVDEFQDTGHFQYRALLKLIRDCPVRVIAVGDPDQAIYGFTGASSRIFEQTSKLNGAKVLPMQVSQRCSICVCTVASCLSSADNPVLPKEGAQVGHTLLISYESDKTLTADLEAYLLARWTDRERVILARKASILKSFKNLASLEYPCSASGGKKLQLAVDLSRSGDPAAARRIISNLLGQMVFTNKIGANEPQHFSDERLTSLGVNLERWKRIIYAVLLESSTTIRDETWNDWLSRIRETVASQLADYGCDAKTIAGKFRKDSTNGNRLRKSSSVGSSIHNGSFKTSTVHGVKGAEFDCVCMIVPKGKETDCPSTQWWDTDPLNEERRVAFVAVTRARHEFALCVHLDTFTRLKNERPEFVDSFTETLELPTKL encoded by the coding sequence ATGACCGAAATCACTTGGACGGATGAACAGAAGGAGATCCTCGCCTGTGATGAGAGGATCGTAATCGTCAAAGCGGGTCCCGGTAGTGGCAAGACAAAGGTATTTGCCGAGTTGCTTGCACGGGAGATCAAGAATTGGCAGAGTCCGACACAGGGGGTCGCGGCGCTGTCATTTACGAACGTTGCGGAGCGGACGATCAGGGAACGATTGGGTTTTGCTGTGCCGTATCCTCATTTCGTCGGCACCATCGATTCATTCTTGCTCCGTTTCATCATCAAGCCGTTCTGGAAGGAAGCTGGTTTCCCCTTCTCCACCCCACGGTTGATTTCAGCCGACGTAGCGAATTTACTCGACAAACCTGATCTTGCGTTGGATGATGATAAGTCGAAGCGTGCATTCATTTTCCAAACAAACGCCACCGGAGGAACAGAACATCAGCCGAGGTATACTACTAAACTCAGTTACCGTTGGCACCAACTTCATGCGTTGAGCGATCGTGACAATGCGGCCGCTCTTCGATCCAAGCAATCGATCTGGAGAAAGAGTGGCTTGATCACATATGACGACAGCCATTATCTTGCCTCCTACATCTTGAACTTCGCACGTCACCGGGCGGCAGTCGCGAGCATTGTCACCCGTCGTTTCCCGGTCCTCCTAGTCGACGAGTTTCAAGATACCGGCCATTTTCAGTATCGTGCACTTCTCAAACTCATTCGCGATTGTCCAGTTCGCGTGATTGCGGTTGGTGATCCAGACCAGGCTATATATGGCTTTACGGGAGCTTCATCCCGGATCTTTGAGCAGACGAGTAAGCTCAACGGTGCAAAAGTTTTACCGATGCAGGTCTCTCAACGTTGTTCGATCTGTGTATGCACGGTTGCATCATGCCTCTCTAGTGCGGACAATCCTGTGCTTCCTAAGGAGGGAGCTCAAGTTGGCCACACGTTACTCATCAGTTATGAGAGTGACAAAACTCTCACGGCCGACCTAGAAGCCTACCTCCTTGCTCGATGGACGGATAGGGAAAGGGTTATTCTTGCAAGAAAGGCATCAATACTCAAGTCATTTAAGAACCTTGCTTCGCTTGAATACCCTTGTAGTGCGTCTGGTGGTAAAAAACTTCAACTTGCTGTAGATCTATCTCGATCCGGTGACCCGGCAGCTGCCCGTCGCATCATCTCAAATTTGCTTGGACAAATGGTGTTCACAAACAAGATAGGCGCGAACGAACCTCAGCATTTCTCGGATGAGCGATTGACTTCGTTAGGAGTGAATCTTGAAAGGTGGAAGAGGATCATTTATGCGGTGCTCCTGGAATCGTCGACGACTATCAGAGACGAGACATGGAACGATTGGCTCTCGCGAATAAGGGAAACGGTTGCATCGCAACTTGCGGATTACGGTTGTGATGCAAAAACAATCGCTGGGAAGTTTAGGAAGGATAGCACTAACGGCAACCGGCTGCGGAAGTCTTCTTCAGTGGGTTCAAGTATCCACAACGGGTCTTTCAAGACTTCAACAGTTCATGGTGTCAAAGGTGCAGAATTTGATTGCGTGTGCATGATCGTACCAAAAGGAAAGGAGACGGATTGTCCGTCTACCCAATGGTGGGATACCGATCCATTGAACGAAGAGAGGCGTGTTGCGTTCGTCGCCGTGACCAGAGCCAGGCATGAATTTGCGCTCTGTGTTCATCTAGATACATTTACTAGACTGAAGAATGAACGGCCAGAATTCGTGGATAGCTTCACTGAAACCCTAGAACTTCCTACAAAACTATAG
- a CDS encoding AAA family ATPase: MYLQQLSIENFRNITSLALSFSHGLNVIVGENNIGKSNIVDAIQIGLGSLQASRDDLPYAMGSNATIKIALTYKPESEAERAAFLDILDFDAEHPEASTARINFEWSFSNDTNKWTRRRWGGRDPDTERTVPEDVLQALKVTALDALRDSVSELRPGPRNRLASLFGLLAKEDEKATIVEVFRKANQELKKDPLVKRTSDLLQSTLTGSTGKTLGQSTEVATSESEFERIVRNLKILIGDSEAHELSANGLGYNNLLYIACVLAELGSSQEGDYPLLLVEEPEAHLHPQLQTILASFLSNGLRDVAQFKRKPQVIITTHSPTIAAHVMPSQIRYLYKDNKGAVRFFSFEGILSKSEERRVQRMLDVTRASMLFAKGIIFVEGESETILLPVLAERSNQDLLHHAIAIVSVCGVDFTTLASLFGETRIQIPVAVVTDGDPAVDYAQDSKKDQWKYAVPRKVGDKLEQCARVTNLIELFGADAYLKLFVSSVTLEYDIADAGNTNPEVMTIAWQRCYEVGSPRTLTTDIITALPSDHERTLAVWRGICIASPNVRKPVFAQELAEMLSTRSEGGTYAVAQNRFVVPTYLSQAFAHVVGNRVPKNA, encoded by the coding sequence ATGTACCTTCAACAATTATCGATCGAGAATTTCCGAAACATCACCAGCCTTGCTCTATCGTTCAGTCATGGGTTGAACGTCATTGTGGGTGAGAACAATATTGGCAAGAGCAATATCGTCGACGCGATTCAAATTGGGCTTGGAAGTCTTCAGGCATCTAGGGATGATCTACCGTACGCGATGGGTTCAAATGCCACGATTAAGATCGCCCTCACGTACAAGCCGGAGTCGGAAGCGGAAAGAGCCGCATTTCTCGACATTCTTGATTTTGATGCTGAGCACCCTGAAGCATCCACTGCGCGGATCAATTTCGAGTGGTCATTCAGCAATGATACTAATAAGTGGACTCGACGCCGTTGGGGAGGAAGAGACCCTGATACTGAACGAACTGTACCGGAGGATGTCCTTCAGGCCCTAAAGGTCACTGCGCTTGATGCACTTCGCGATTCGGTTTCTGAGTTGCGTCCGGGCCCGCGCAATCGACTAGCCAGCCTGTTCGGGCTTTTGGCGAAGGAGGATGAAAAGGCAACGATTGTGGAAGTATTTCGCAAGGCGAATCAGGAGCTTAAGAAGGACCCGCTTGTAAAGCGAACATCGGATTTGCTCCAGAGCACGCTTACAGGCTCAACGGGGAAGACTTTGGGCCAGTCGACCGAGGTGGCCACGTCAGAATCAGAGTTCGAAAGGATCGTACGGAACCTCAAGATTCTTATAGGGGACAGTGAGGCCCATGAGCTTTCAGCAAACGGACTTGGCTACAACAATCTGCTATACATCGCATGCGTACTGGCGGAGCTTGGCTCTTCACAGGAAGGTGACTATCCACTTCTCTTGGTGGAGGAACCTGAGGCACATCTTCACCCACAACTACAAACAATTCTTGCGTCCTTCCTGTCGAACGGCCTTCGTGACGTGGCGCAATTCAAGCGAAAGCCCCAGGTTATCATAACCACCCACTCTCCGACTATAGCAGCTCACGTCATGCCAAGCCAGATTCGGTATCTATATAAGGACAACAAGGGCGCTGTTCGGTTTTTCTCATTCGAAGGGATTCTGTCGAAAAGTGAAGAACGACGAGTTCAGCGCATGCTTGATGTAACTCGTGCGAGCATGTTGTTTGCAAAGGGGATCATTTTTGTCGAAGGAGAATCGGAGACCATTCTCTTGCCAGTCCTCGCTGAACGAAGCAATCAAGACCTTCTTCATCACGCGATAGCGATCGTGTCCGTTTGTGGTGTCGACTTCACTACGCTCGCCAGCCTGTTCGGCGAAACACGAATTCAGATTCCGGTCGCAGTGGTTACTGATGGCGACCCAGCGGTGGATTATGCTCAAGATTCAAAAAAAGACCAATGGAAATATGCAGTGCCGCGTAAGGTTGGTGACAAACTCGAACAGTGTGCACGAGTAACCAATTTGATCGAGCTGTTCGGCGCTGACGCGTACTTGAAACTCTTCGTGTCGTCCGTGACACTCGAGTATGATATCGCAGACGCAGGAAATACCAACCCCGAAGTGATGACGATTGCTTGGCAGCGCTGTTATGAAGTGGGATCGCCTAGAACTCTCACCACTGACATCATAACCGCATTGCCCTCAGATCATGAACGCACTCTTGCAGTCTGGCGAGGCATTTGCATAGCTAGTCCAAATGTTAGGAAACCTGTATTTGCGCAGGAGCTCGCCGAGATGTTATCCACTAGAAGCGAAGGGGGAACGTACGCAGTTGCCCAAAATAGATTTGTGGTGCCAACGTACTTGAGTCAGGCATTTGCTCATGTGGTCGGAAACAGAGTGCCGAAGAACGCATGA
- a CDS encoding site-specific integrase, which translates to MGTHNSSRQRNSNSTTTGYVTINPTSDLIKCTQPFRVEGRTTWYVKISVRSSRTERWRHLKRSTGVLIGSTASKKAARIAAIQMLANFQVEHDPTASRKLSTFLAAYIQECEARNLSKQYLTQVRAAATALLKAIDGGTLLTHIKVSTLRSFFNSVRSASVALSYYRCLHAAFARAVVDGDLDHNPFVRADKRALKERLNPRPRGIMRPEQIFAIHAAMPRGTYLDRLSASLMLVLFGEGVRRSEACFLKVEDFDTGTMRVSIRPKPEYRLKNRASAATIPLTSPAERAFRDQLQNRDQHPNESVRTSAWLFCNERGEHYHPDSITKAVLKRVRSVCESLGLKIDGMDLHSFRHSTPQNLVEGGINPALVSRMIRHSSLQTTLSTYHKNSDSSVPMDPIIDRMRTWDLQRLHISSLLRFVFVEDGSSSEFMIEVKSNVRRANGNRSMRSLYSLLGFDTSSPRSGGWPHATN; encoded by the coding sequence ATGGGCACCCACAATTCCTCGCGTCAGCGCAACAGCAATTCCACCACAACTGGATACGTTACAATCAACCCGACTTCCGATCTCATCAAGTGCACACAGCCGTTCCGTGTCGAAGGTAGAACGACGTGGTATGTAAAGATCAGTGTTCGCTCTTCGCGCACGGAGAGATGGAGACATCTTAAGCGATCAACCGGTGTGCTGATCGGGTCAACAGCATCAAAAAAGGCTGCACGTATCGCCGCCATTCAAATGCTCGCGAACTTCCAAGTGGAACACGATCCCACTGCGTCTCGGAAATTGAGCACGTTCCTCGCCGCGTACATACAGGAATGCGAAGCCAGAAATCTTTCCAAACAATACCTCACGCAGGTGCGCGCCGCTGCAACTGCTCTCCTAAAGGCTATCGACGGGGGCACGTTACTGACGCATATCAAAGTATCGACGCTTCGCTCATTCTTCAATTCGGTAAGATCGGCCTCGGTCGCCCTATCGTACTACCGTTGTCTTCACGCCGCGTTCGCTCGAGCGGTGGTTGACGGCGATCTGGATCACAATCCGTTCGTGCGTGCCGACAAACGCGCGCTTAAGGAACGTCTGAACCCACGGCCTCGCGGTATTATGAGACCGGAGCAGATCTTCGCAATCCATGCTGCGATGCCACGCGGGACATACCTGGACCGGCTATCGGCCTCTCTGATGCTCGTCCTATTCGGTGAGGGCGTGAGAAGATCTGAAGCATGCTTTCTAAAGGTAGAGGACTTCGACACCGGTACGATGCGCGTATCGATCCGACCGAAGCCTGAGTACCGCCTAAAGAACCGTGCTTCAGCGGCGACAATCCCACTCACCTCACCGGCGGAGCGTGCTTTTCGTGATCAGCTGCAGAACCGGGATCAGCATCCGAACGAGAGTGTGCGCACCTCGGCATGGTTGTTCTGCAACGAGCGTGGGGAACACTATCATCCCGATAGCATAACAAAGGCGGTGCTCAAACGAGTGCGATCCGTATGCGAAAGCCTTGGTCTCAAAATCGATGGTATGGATCTGCACTCGTTCCGCCACAGCACACCACAGAACCTTGTCGAAGGCGGCATCAATCCCGCCCTGGTGTCACGCATGATACGCCACAGCTCCTTGCAAACGACTCTGTCGACGTACCACAAGAACTCGGACAGTTCGGTGCCGATGGACCCGATCATCGACCGCATGAGGACCTGGGATCTCCAACGCCTTCACATCAGCTCCTTGTTGCGGTTTGTTTTCGTAGAGGACGGGTCGTCATCTGAATTCATGATCGAGGTGAAGAGCAACGTACGGAGGGCGAACGGCAATCGATCCATGCGGAGCCTTTACAGTCTACTGGGGTTCGACACCAGCTCTCCTCGAAGCGGCGGGTGGCCGCACGCGACGAACTAG
- a CDS encoding AAA family ATPase, whose product MPDRPHDESSARPSEDSLHKHDNVGDDEVQFTSGDASSLVEDYASPGDSDYSEIDTDTGEIFEYTVPPSEPGRPYLGDGGDSEQQWDEFDGEITLEALMQISVDPEPFMLENYLPKIGIAVLIARPDLGKSMLCRNLSLAINRRDKQFLDIPLWTDSGGVIYVSTEDGRYDTRRVFDRMLAGEGALANTTRGKLRFLFTESIDPKQVLGRLERMLREAPADLVVLDGFRDLFTMRDANNNTEVSSFLRPFYELAQRYKCLLLFNHHINKSGYDDKPSLRHMQGASALGQKVRLVLQLLADRDDPTMRHLLILKGNGVSSEMKQYTIGIKLDETTLTFSRSGETRSLDSFDPGRRTEQEKESELQPPGPKYNLNRLFRSIDEVLRHGELVKRCMAKYGLSQSHSRRLIEKLSKRDDGRYALPANVLSLEPTLAAILASMNADGIIPVEYAATVRRLHVQKLGMDIPEQKYRVRGEDGSDHGWLEDWEAGSAAEVVAPTKQGDANPVESSKIGTEATKRSPEGLLASSVVEMLTTTKPDSDVDVTASGEGFIAVVEPK is encoded by the coding sequence GTGCCTGACAGACCTCACGACGAATCATCAGCCCGTCCGTCGGAGGACTCATTACACAAACATGATAACGTAGGCGACGACGAAGTGCAGTTCACGAGCGGCGATGCTTCATCGCTGGTCGAAGACTACGCGTCGCCCGGTGACTCGGATTACTCAGAGATCGATACCGATACGGGTGAGATCTTTGAGTACACTGTACCACCATCGGAACCGGGTAGACCATACCTAGGTGATGGCGGCGATTCAGAGCAGCAATGGGACGAATTCGACGGCGAGATCACGCTTGAAGCGCTGATGCAGATCAGCGTCGATCCTGAGCCTTTCATGCTTGAGAACTACCTACCAAAGATTGGAATCGCTGTTCTCATCGCTCGTCCAGATCTGGGGAAAAGCATGCTCTGTCGCAACTTATCGCTAGCGATCAACCGCAGGGACAAACAGTTTCTGGACATCCCGTTGTGGACGGATAGCGGTGGCGTAATTTACGTATCGACGGAGGATGGGCGTTACGATACACGGCGCGTCTTCGACCGAATGCTTGCCGGGGAGGGTGCTCTTGCAAATACGACCCGAGGCAAGCTTCGCTTCCTGTTCACGGAATCGATCGACCCGAAGCAAGTCCTGGGTCGACTGGAGCGCATGCTCAGGGAAGCACCGGCTGACCTGGTCGTCCTTGACGGATTCCGCGATCTCTTCACGATGCGGGATGCGAATAATAATACGGAGGTGTCCAGCTTCCTGCGCCCGTTCTACGAACTTGCACAGCGATACAAGTGCCTGCTGCTCTTTAACCACCACATCAATAAGAGCGGGTACGATGACAAGCCATCCCTTCGACACATGCAGGGTGCGTCCGCGCTGGGGCAGAAGGTACGCCTCGTTCTTCAGTTACTTGCCGATCGGGACGATCCAACGATGCGTCATCTGCTCATCCTGAAGGGGAATGGAGTCTCGAGTGAGATGAAGCAGTACACGATCGGCATCAAGTTGGACGAGACCACGCTGACGTTCAGCCGGAGCGGTGAGACGCGATCGCTGGATTCGTTCGATCCGGGGCGCCGCACCGAACAGGAAAAGGAATCGGAACTTCAGCCCCCTGGGCCGAAGTACAATCTCAATCGCCTGTTTAGGAGCATAGATGAAGTCCTCCGTCACGGCGAACTCGTCAAGCGCTGTATGGCCAAGTACGGCCTAAGCCAGTCGCACTCGCGTCGGTTGATCGAGAAACTGAGCAAAAGGGATGACGGGCGGTATGCTCTCCCTGCAAACGTGCTGTCTCTTGAGCCAACGCTTGCGGCGATACTCGCATCGATGAATGCTGACGGTATCATCCCGGTCGAGTACGCTGCGACTGTCCGAAGACTGCACGTTCAAAAGCTGGGTATGGATATCCCGGAGCAGAAATACCGTGTTCGAGGGGAAGACGGCAGCGACCACGGTTGGCTCGAAGACTGGGAAGCTGGTAGCGCCGCGGAAGTGGTCGCTCCGACAAAACAGGGCGATGCAAATCCTGTAGAATCAAGCAAGATCGGTACCGAGGCGACGAAACGTTCGCCTGAGGGGCTGCTTGCTAGTTCCGTGGTCGAGATGCTCACTACAACGAAGCCTGACTCGGATGTCGATGTGACGGCGTCGGGTGAGGGATTCATCGCGGTGGTAGAACCGAAGTGA